In Pseudomonas sp. FP1742, the DNA window CCATCACCGGTTTGCGTCCGATGCGATCAGAGATGGGGCCGGTGATCAGCAAGCCGATGGCCAGCATGCCGGTGGCGACCGACAGGATCAGGCTGCTCTGGGCCGCATTGATGGAAAACTCGCGGGACAGCAGCGGCATCATCGGCTGCACGCAGTAGAGCAGGGCAAAGGTCGCGAAGCCGCCGCAGAACAGCGCCAGCACCGTGCGCATGAACATCGGCGTGCCTTTCTCGATGTAGATCTCGCTTCGTTCAGCGACGACATCATTGAGCGCGGCGGGTGGAGTTTCATGGGCGAGCGGGGCGAGAGCAGTTTTCACTTCGGACCTCGGAGGGTGCAGCCGATCAGGCAATGAAAAAATCATATAGCTGGCTAATGTTTCTATCCAATATATTGTTCGACCTGTTTGATAGGTTTAACGACCTAATGGAGTTTCCATGGAATTGCGTCACCTGCGCTACTTCATCGCCGTCGCCGAAGAACTGCATTTCGGCCGCGCTGCCCAGGTGCTGGGCATCTCGCAACCGCCGCTGAGCCAGCAGATTCAGGCGCTGGAACAGGAAGTGGGGGCGCGTCTGTTCGAGCGGACCAATCGTCGGGTCGAACTCAGCGAGGCCGGTCGGCTGTTTCTGGAAGAGGCGCGGCTGGCGCTGGCGCAGGTCGACAAAGCGGCGGATGTGGCTCGGCGGGCACAACTCGGTGAATTGGGTGAACTGAAGATCGGCTTCACCTCGTCGGCACCGTTCAACTCGACCATTCCCCAGGCAATTTTCTCGTTTCGCCAGCGCTTCCCGGCGGTGCACCTGAACCTGCGGGAAATGAGCAGCACTCAAGTGGCTGACGCACTGGTGGATGAGTCGATCGAAGTCGGCATCATGCGACCGTTGGGCTTGCCTGATTCCCTCAGCGTGGTGGAACTGATGCGTGAGCCATTGGTGGCGGTGCTCAGTTCCAAGCATCCGCTGGTGGATGGCAGCGAAGAAGGCCTGTTCCTGTCCGCCCTGGCCCTCGAGCCGTTCGTATTTTTTCCGCGCAGCTATGGCAGCGGTCTGTACGCGCAACTGCTCAACCTGGCGCGGGACGCCGGCTTCAGCCCGCACTTTGCCCAGGAGGCTGGCGAGGCGATGACCATCATCGGGTTGGTGGCGGCGGGTTTGGGGGTATCGGTGTTGCCGGCTTCTTATCAGCGGATGCGCATTGATGGCGTGGTGTATCGGCCGTTGCTCGATCCAGAGGCGATTTCGGCGGTGTGGCTGGTGCAGCGCAAGGATCAGAAGTCGCCGATGGCGAAGGCGTTTGTGGAGTTGTTGACGCGTAAGGTTGAGCCTTTGAAGCCGTAACTGCGGGTGACCTCACTGAGGTCACCCGTTTTTCTTTACCAAGCACTACACCGAGACCTGTACCTGCAATCGTCGACCAATGACGTCCATCAAATCGCAACCATCGCGCAATGAAGTCACCAATACCCGCGCCAACTCACTGTGAATACCCTCGCCAAACGCGAAACTTTCCAGTAGTTGGGTCGCGGTGCGAATGCGGTAGGCCGCGGTTTCGTGCAACACGTCCAGCGGTGCTTCGGTGTCGATCACCAACGATGCGATGGTGCAGTCGATGCCGGTGATAGGCATGTATCGATCCATGACAAAAAACCTCCATTTGGAAACTGAACGGTACTACTCAGCATTGGCCGTTTGACGGAGCTGCCGACCCATCGGATAGGTCCAGTTTGTCTAGCACCCGATTGACCAATAACTCCCCAAGCACGGCCAGTTGCTGGATGGCCAACGCCACATTGCGGCGCGGGCGCCATGACGAATGCGGAGTTACTTAATATTGTTTATGTCCAGATCGCCATAAAAATGTGTTTCGCTGTTTTTAACGTTTTGCCTGCGTATGGAGCAAGATCCTTATTTAAGAGGTATGTGGCTGGAACACAGGCTGCGTAACGGCAGGGGGTGAGGCTCCCCCTGCACGGCTACGCTATTTAATTTGCAGTTTTTCCTTCAGGCTTTTCATCACCGTTGATTTGTCTTCAAGATACCCATCAAAGCCTTTTGCTCGAAGATTGCACGCGTCACAGTCACCACATCCACCGCCTATTACTCCGTTGTAGCAAGTCAGTGTGTGGTGCTGTATCAATTCAAGCTTTCCATGATGATCGGCCAAGGCCCAAGTTTCAGACTTATTCAGCCACATGAGCGGTGTTTCAATTCGTAATTTATAGTCCATCCCCAATTCAACGGCTTTATTCATCGCTTTGATGAATTCATCCCTGCAATCCGGATAGCCTGAAAAGTCGGTTTCACAAACACCTGTGATTACAGATGTGGCGCCAACTTGATAGGCATAAATAGAAGCCAGCGTTAAAAAAAGAATATTTCGACCGGGTACGAAGGTGTTTGGCAGGCTCGCCCCTGAACTGGCGGTGGTTGGTACTGGAATGTTGTCGCGAGTCAGGCTGCTGATCGCTAACTCATTTAATAATGAAACGTCGAGCACCTTGTGAACTATCACGCCAAGCTTTGCCGAAAGCTGTTGCGCCACTTCAATTTCTGCGCGATGGCGCTGACCGTAATCAAACGTAATGCAGTGTATTTCATCATAAGTTTGCAATGCATGGATCAAACAGGTTGTTGAGTCTTGTCCGCCACTAAAAACAATGACTGCCTTGTTATTCATGTTGTTCTCATCCTTGGGGTAATCCCAACCTGTCGCTGGGGAACATGGACCCTACCGGGAAGCTGAAACGCTGGCTGTGGGACGTTTCCGAAATGACATACTCCGCTTTCCCTTTGTTTCATTTGTTTACTTAGAACGTAGATGTGGCGAGGCCCGTTGTCGCCACCCGTTGTCTCCCGTTCAGTTTCAAGCAATACTGCCGGCGTTCCCGAAAGGGGCTTGTGAGACTCTGAGGATCCTGGACAACCAGCCATCGCAGAGCCAGGCAGGTACCGGGCGATGACAAGCCGACCTGTTTGTGAAAGGGCGCCGAAAGGCGCCCTTTGTCGTTTTTGGTTTTACTGAACCTTCGCCAAATCCCCCTTCAACGCAACCCCGGCCATGATCGCTCCTGCGTGGCATTCATAGGTCTTGGCATCCTTGCGCTCATTGCTCTTGTAGAAGCTGACGATGTTGGTCACGGCGTTGGCGCCGGCGTTTTTCGCCGCTTGGTGCAAGCTGATGATTGCCGATTGCACGACCCATTCGCAGGCTACTTCGTCCGACTTGTTGAAGGCGTTGGTTTTCTTGTTGGTCACGGCACCCGCGCTGAGTACGGTGACGTTGCCGGCCGGTGTATTACCCGCTAGGTAGAACTTCACGCTGCCATCGATTTTGCCGGTGCGGGTGGCCTCGGCAACGGCTTTGTCAAACGGCAGGTACAGCGCCGTGTCTCGCGCCTGGCTGATGCCCGGCAAGGCGCACATCAGCAGAGTGGCGGCAGCGAGTTTCTTGAAGTGCATGGTGGTCTCCTTGACCCTGGTATTTCGTTTACGACCAGCGGCGGAAAATCAACGAGGTGTTGACCCCACCAAAAGCGAAGTTGT includes these proteins:
- a CDS encoding excinuclease, encoding MHFKKLAAATLLMCALPGISQARDTALYLPFDKAVAEATRTGKIDGSVKFYLAGNTPAGNVTVLSAGAVTNKKTNAFNKSDEVACEWVVQSAIISLHQAAKNAGANAVTNIVSFYKSNERKDAKTYECHAGAIMAGVALKGDLAKVQ
- a CDS encoding LysR family transcriptional regulator; the protein is MELRHLRYFIAVAEELHFGRAAQVLGISQPPLSQQIQALEQEVGARLFERTNRRVELSEAGRLFLEEARLALAQVDKAADVARRAQLGELGELKIGFTSSAPFNSTIPQAIFSFRQRFPAVHLNLREMSSTQVADALVDESIEVGIMRPLGLPDSLSVVELMREPLVAVLSSKHPLVDGSEEGLFLSALALEPFVFFPRSYGSGLYAQLLNLARDAGFSPHFAQEAGEAMTIIGLVAAGLGVSVLPASYQRMRIDGVVYRPLLDPEAISAVWLVQRKDQKSPMAKAFVELLTRKVEPLKP
- the queC gene encoding 7-cyano-7-deazaguanine synthase QueC, translating into MNNKAVIVFSGGQDSTTCLIHALQTYDEIHCITFDYGQRHRAEIEVAQQLSAKLGVIVHKVLDVSLLNELAISSLTRDNIPVPTTASSGASLPNTFVPGRNILFLTLASIYAYQVGATSVITGVCETDFSGYPDCRDEFIKAMNKAVELGMDYKLRIETPLMWLNKSETWALADHHGKLELIQHHTLTCYNGVIGGGCGDCDACNLRAKGFDGYLEDKSTVMKSLKEKLQIK